In the genome of Rhodoferax fermentans, one region contains:
- a CDS encoding DUF4845 domain-containing protein, whose translation MTRFVTSGQRGFSFIGFLFVAAVLAVTGVVVAQIIPTAIEYQAVLKAAQKAAEGNTVVEVRSIFDKAAAIDNISSVSGKDIDVTKENDKVVVSFAYQREIHLAGPAYLTMKYAGRSK comes from the coding sequence ATGACGCGCTTCGTCACATCAGGTCAACGGGGTTTCTCGTTCATCGGCTTTCTGTTTGTGGCTGCGGTGCTGGCTGTGACCGGTGTGGTGGTGGCGCAGATCATTCCCACGGCGATTGAATACCAGGCGGTGCTCAAGGCTGCACAAAAGGCGGCTGAAGGTAACACGGTGGTCGAAGTGCGCAGCATTTTTGACAAGGCCGCAGCCATTGACAACATCAGTTCGGTCAGCGGCAAGGACATCGATGTCACCAAAGAAAACGACAAGGTGGTGGTGAGTTTTGCCTACCAGCGTGAAATCCACCTGGCTGGCCCGGCCTATCTGACGATGAAATATGCGGGTCGATCCAAATAA
- the nagZ gene encoding beta-N-acetylhexosaminidase has product MNFHAPLIIDIAGTELSKVDKKRLKHPLVGGLILFARNWESREQLTELCRSIKKVRKDLLICVDHEGGRVQRFKTDGFTHLPPMSALGALWRHPSKAQEGAAAMYATAAATACGYVLGAELRACGIDLSFTPVLDLDHGVSGVIGDRAFDADARVVSLLAKSLMYGLLQAGMANCGKHFPGHGYVQADSHTDIPVDTRSLQAILKDDAAPYQWLGNSLSSVMPAHVVYPRVDTRAAGFSSKWLNDILRGQLGFTGVIFSDDLSMAGARVIDGQAVSTTQAALAALNAGCDQVLLCNQSLGDGAEIDALIDGLTKAHYRGHWQPLDASEERRLALLPRGPATAWDDLMVQPAYMQALDLLP; this is encoded by the coding sequence ATGAACTTTCATGCCCCCCTGATCATCGACATCGCCGGAACTGAACTCTCCAAAGTCGACAAAAAGCGTCTGAAGCACCCGCTGGTGGGGGGCCTGATTCTGTTTGCCCGCAACTGGGAGAGCCGCGAGCAGCTCACCGAGTTGTGCCGCAGCATCAAAAAGGTCCGCAAAGACCTGCTGATCTGTGTTGACCACGAAGGCGGCCGGGTGCAGCGCTTCAAGACCGACGGCTTCACCCATCTGCCCCCGATGTCGGCGCTGGGCGCCTTGTGGCGCCACCCCAGCAAGGCGCAAGAGGGCGCAGCGGCGATGTACGCCACGGCAGCCGCCACCGCCTGTGGGTATGTGCTGGGCGCCGAATTGCGCGCCTGTGGCATCGACTTGAGCTTCACCCCGGTGCTGGATCTGGACCACGGCGTCAGCGGTGTCATTGGTGACCGCGCCTTCGATGCTGACGCGCGGGTGGTCAGCCTGCTGGCCAAGAGTTTGATGTATGGCCTGCTACAAGCGGGCATGGCCAACTGCGGCAAACACTTTCCTGGTCACGGTTATGTGCAGGCCGACTCCCACACCGACATCCCGGTCGACACCCGCAGCCTGCAGGCCATCCTCAAGGACGACGCCGCGCCTTACCAGTGGCTGGGCAACAGCCTGTCCAGCGTCATGCCCGCGCATGTGGTTTACCCCAGGGTGGACACCCGCGCCGCCGGGTTCTCCAGCAAATGGCTCAACGACATCCTGCGTGGCCAGCTGGGTTTCACCGGCGTGATCTTCAGCGACGATTTGTCCATGGCGGGCGCCCGGGTGATTGACGGCCAAGCCGTCAGCACCACCCAGGCCGCGCTGGCCGCGCTGAATGCGGGTTGTGACCAGGTGCTCTTATGCAACCAGTCGCTGGGAGACGGTGCCGAGATTGATGCCCTGATTGACGGACTGACCAAGGCCCATTACCGCGGCCACTGGCAGCCGCTGGACGCCAGCGAAGAGCGCCGCCTGGCGCTGTTGCCGCGTGGTCCGGCCACCGCCTGGGACGACCTGATGGTGCAGCCTGCCTACATGCAGGCGCTGGATCTGCTGCCCTGA
- the rnc gene encoding ribonuclease III, whose amino-acid sequence MSADLAALQQRLQYTFSDLSLLKLATTHRSYSADHNERLEFLGDSVLGMCVADLLYQRLSALPEGDLSRVRAGLVRQEALHPLAVKLGLPEVLLLGEGELRSGGQKRPSILADALEAVIGAVYLDGGFAAAQALVKRLYASHEISPAMAAMGKDPKTELQEWLQARRMKVPSYKVLSTLGAAHKQTFEVECEIAEMHLSARGSGGTRRAGEQAAATAMLHTLKTKGAQ is encoded by the coding sequence TTGAGCGCCGACTTGGCAGCGTTGCAACAACGCCTGCAGTACACCTTCTCAGACCTGAGCCTGCTCAAACTGGCCACGACACACCGCAGTTATTCTGCAGACCACAACGAGCGTTTGGAGTTTCTGGGGGACTCTGTGCTGGGCATGTGTGTGGCGGACCTCTTGTACCAGCGCCTGAGTGCGCTGCCCGAAGGCGATTTGTCACGGGTGCGGGCCGGTCTGGTGCGCCAGGAAGCCCTGCACCCGCTGGCGGTGAAACTGGGTTTGCCCGAGGTGTTGTTGCTGGGTGAGGGCGAATTGCGCTCCGGCGGGCAAAAGCGCCCATCCATTCTGGCGGATGCGCTGGAGGCGGTGATTGGTGCGGTGTATCTGGATGGGGGTTTTGCGGCAGCACAAGCCTTGGTCAAGCGGCTCTATGCATCGCATGAGATCAGCCCGGCCATGGCCGCTATGGGCAAAGACCCCAAAACCGAGTTGCAGGAATGGCTGCAAGCCCGGCGTATGAAAGTGCCCAGTTACAAGGTGCTGAGCACCCTGGGTGCGGCCCACAAGCAGACCTTTGAGGTCGAATGCGAAATTGCTGAAATGCATCTGAGCGCGCGGGGTTCTGGCGGTACCCGTCGCGCGGGTGAACAAGCCGCCGCCACCGCCATGTTGCACACACTCAAAACCAAAGGCGCCCAATGA
- the era gene encoding GTPase Era, whose product MRPAGPQQAPVEGQRCGLIAIVGKPNVGKSTLLNALVGQKISITSRKAQTTRHRITGMHTVGPTQYVFVDTPGFQTIHGNALNKSLNKTVVGAVADVDLILFVVEAGSFTPADARVLALLGKNIPTLLIANKLDNVHRRGDIAPWLQEMQAKHAFTEFVPMSAKNSKDIERLLDICAKYLPEQAWWYAADELTDRSERFMASEMVREKLFRLTGDELPYTSTVVIDKFDEEPPAKKGQKRLLRIAATIVVERDGHKAMVIGDKGERIKRIGMETRVELEKLLDCKVFIEMWVKVRSGWADDEARVRSFGYE is encoded by the coding sequence ATGCGCCCGGCCGGACCGCAGCAAGCGCCGGTTGAGGGCCAGCGCTGTGGCCTGATCGCCATCGTGGGCAAGCCCAATGTGGGCAAGTCGACCCTGCTCAATGCGCTGGTGGGGCAAAAGATCAGCATCACCTCGCGCAAGGCACAAACCACACGCCACCGCATCACCGGCATGCACACCGTGGGGCCAACGCAGTATGTGTTTGTCGACACCCCCGGTTTTCAGACCATCCACGGCAATGCACTCAACAAATCACTCAATAAGACGGTGGTGGGTGCGGTGGCCGATGTGGACCTGATTCTGTTTGTGGTGGAGGCGGGTAGCTTCACCCCGGCCGATGCACGGGTGCTGGCGCTGCTGGGCAAGAACATCCCAACTTTGCTGATCGCCAACAAACTCGACAACGTACACCGCCGTGGCGACATCGCGCCCTGGCTGCAGGAGATGCAGGCCAAACACGCCTTCACCGAGTTTGTGCCGATGTCGGCCAAAAACAGCAAGGACATCGAGCGCCTGCTCGACATCTGCGCCAAGTATCTGCCCGAACAAGCCTGGTGGTACGCCGCTGACGAGCTGACCGATCGCAGCGAACGTTTCATGGCCAGCGAGATGGTGCGCGAAAAGTTGTTCCGCCTGACCGGTGACGAGTTGCCCTACACCTCCACCGTGGTGATCGACAAATTTGACGAAGAGCCACCGGCCAAGAAAGGCCAGAAACGCCTGTTACGTATCGCCGCGACCATTGTGGTGGAGCGTGATGGCCACAAGGCGATGGTGATTGGTGACAAGGGCGAGCGTATCAAACGCATTGGCATGGAAACCCGTGTCGAACTCGAGAAACTGCTGGACTGCAAGGTGTTCATCGAGATGTGGGTCAAGGTGCGCTCTGGCTGGGCCGACGACGAGGCGCGTGTGCGCTCGTTCGGTTACGAATAG
- the recO gene encoding DNA repair protein RecO → MASKRISDEPAFVLHRYDWSETSLILEVFTRHHGRLALVAKGVKRPSSSFRPILLPLQPLHLAFGGDAEIKTLKAAEWQGGHVMPTGDALMSGYYLNELLLNLLAREDPHPALFDLYANVVAVIASEHGEVLESALRAFELLLLREVGLLPLLDAQTMTLLALHPEESYSLVPEGGLRQAGEGDRASLTGAQWATLQQVLGARVAFTTVLRACAEVASALKPQLRKLLNYHCGVSALRTRQVMIDLQNL, encoded by the coding sequence GTGGCCAGCAAACGCATCTCTGACGAACCCGCCTTTGTGCTGCACCGGTATGACTGGAGCGAAACCAGCCTGATCCTGGAGGTGTTCACGCGCCACCATGGGCGTCTGGCGCTGGTGGCCAAAGGCGTGAAACGGCCGAGTTCGAGCTTTCGCCCGATCCTGCTGCCGCTGCAACCCTTGCATCTGGCCTTTGGTGGCGATGCCGAGATCAAAACCCTCAAAGCCGCCGAGTGGCAAGGTGGCCACGTTATGCCCACGGGTGACGCGCTGATGTCGGGTTATTACCTCAACGAGTTGCTGCTGAACCTGTTGGCGCGTGAAGACCCACACCCCGCGTTGTTTGACCTGTATGCCAACGTGGTGGCGGTGATTGCCAGCGAACACGGCGAGGTGCTGGAATCGGCCCTGCGTGCGTTCGAGTTGCTGCTGCTGCGCGAGGTGGGCTTGCTGCCGCTGCTCGACGCCCAAACCATGACGCTGCTGGCCTTGCACCCTGAAGAGTCTTACAGCCTGGTGCCCGAAGGTGGCCTGCGCCAGGCCGGTGAGGGTGACCGCGCCAGTTTGACCGGTGCGCAGTGGGCCACGCTGCAGCAAGTGTTGGGCGCACGCGTGGCCTTCACCACCGTGCTGCGCGCCTGTGCCGAGGTGGCCTCAGCGCTCAAGCCGCAGCTGCGCAAGCTGCTCAATTACCATTGCGGGGTGAGTGCCCTGCGCACCCGCCAAGTGATGATTGATTTGCAAAACCTATGA
- the acpS gene encoding holo-ACP synthase, which yields MIYGIGTDICDVRRIQASLARHGERFAKRVLSEAEYATWQARSQRWPERGVRYLATRFSAKESFSKAIGLGMVMPMTWRHCEITNLPSGQPMIVLHGALRDWFDSRGLSAHITVTDETDYAASFCVVEVKG from the coding sequence ATGATCTACGGCATTGGTACAGACATCTGCGACGTGCGGCGCATCCAGGCCAGTCTGGCGCGCCACGGTGAGCGTTTTGCCAAGCGGGTGCTCTCCGAGGCTGAATACGCCACCTGGCAGGCGCGCAGCCAGCGCTGGCCCGAGCGCGGTGTGCGTTACCTGGCCACCCGCTTCAGCGCCAAGGAATCGTTCTCCAAAGCCATTGGTCTGGGCATGGTGATGCCGATGACCTGGCGCCACTGTGAAATAACCAACCTGCCCAGTGGCCAGCCGATGATTGTGTTGCACGGTGCGTTGAGAGACTGGTTTGACAGCCGGGGTTTAAGTGCGCACATTACCGTGACCGACGAGACCGATTACGCCGCCAGCTTCTGCGTTGTGGAAGTGAAGGGTTAA
- the lepA gene encoding translation elongation factor 4 gives MNHIRNFSIIAHIDHGKSTLADRLIQRCGGLQEREMEAQVLDSMDIEKERGITIKAQTAALQYKAKDGKTYNLNLIDTPGHVDFSYEVSRSLSACEGALLVVDASQGVEAQTVANCYTALDLGVEVVPVLNKIDLPNADPDNARSEIEDVIGIDAADAIVCSAKTGLGIDDILEAVVARVPAPKGNPDAALRAMIIDSWFDSYVGVVMLVRVVDGRLAKGERIKMMATGTTYNADSLGVFTPANQPREALEAGEVGYIIAGIRELQAAKVGDTITLIRPGTGGAAATATEPLPGFKEIQPQVFAGLYPTEANQYEGLRDSLEKLKLNDASLHYEPEVSQALGFGFRCGFLGLLHMEIVQERLEREFDQDLITTAPSVVYQVVQADGTVKMVENPSKMPDQGRLEEIREPIVTVHLYMPQEYVGPVMTLANQKRGVQMNMAYKGRQVVLTYEMPLGEIVMDFFDKLKSVSRGYASMDYEFKEYRTADVVKVDILLNGEKVDALSIIVHRSQSVYRGRAVVGKMREVISRQMYDVAIQAAIGANVIARETIKALRKNVIAKCYGGDISRKRKLLEKQKEGKKRMKQIGSVEVPQEAFLAILKVDA, from the coding sequence ATGAATCACATCAGAAACTTTTCGATCATTGCCCATATTGACCACGGCAAGTCAACGCTGGCTGATCGCCTGATCCAGCGCTGCGGTGGCCTGCAGGAGCGCGAGATGGAAGCCCAGGTGCTGGACTCGATGGACATCGAGAAAGAGCGCGGCATCACCATCAAAGCCCAGACGGCAGCCTTGCAGTACAAGGCCAAGGACGGCAAGACCTACAACCTGAACTTGATCGACACCCCCGGCCACGTGGACTTTTCCTACGAGGTGAGCCGTTCGCTGTCGGCCTGTGAAGGCGCCCTGCTGGTGGTGGACGCCAGCCAGGGGGTGGAGGCGCAAACCGTGGCCAACTGCTACACCGCGCTCGACCTCGGTGTGGAAGTGGTGCCGGTGCTCAACAAGATCGACTTACCCAATGCCGACCCGGACAACGCCCGCTCGGAAATTGAAGATGTGATTGGCATTGACGCTGCAGATGCAATCGTCTGCTCGGCCAAAACCGGTCTGGGCATCGACGACATCCTGGAGGCGGTGGTGGCGCGTGTGCCCGCACCCAAAGGTAATCCTGACGCCGCTTTGCGTGCCATGATCATCGACAGCTGGTTTGACAGTTATGTCGGTGTGGTGATGCTGGTGCGAGTGGTTGATGGCCGTCTGGCCAAGGGCGAGCGCATCAAGATGATGGCCACCGGCACCACCTACAACGCCGATAGCCTGGGTGTGTTCACCCCAGCCAACCAGCCCCGTGAGGCGCTCGAAGCCGGTGAGGTGGGTTACATCATTGCTGGTATTCGCGAGTTGCAAGCGGCTAAGGTGGGTGACACCATCACCCTGATCCGCCCCGGCACCGGTGGTGCAGCGGCGACTGCGACCGAGCCCTTGCCCGGTTTCAAGGAAATCCAGCCCCAGGTGTTTGCTGGTCTGTACCCGACCGAAGCGAACCAGTACGAAGGCCTGCGCGATAGCCTGGAGAAACTCAAACTCAACGACGCGTCACTGCATTACGAACCCGAGGTGTCACAAGCACTCGGTTTTGGCTTCCGCTGCGGCTTTTTGGGTCTGTTGCACATGGAAATTGTGCAGGAACGCCTGGAGCGTGAGTTTGACCAGGACCTGATCACCACCGCGCCCAGCGTGGTCTACCAGGTGGTGCAGGCCGATGGCACCGTCAAGATGGTGGAGAACCCGTCCAAGATGCCCGATCAGGGCCGTCTGGAAGAAATCCGCGAACCCATCGTTACCGTGCACCTGTACATGCCACAGGAGTATGTGGGCCCAGTGATGACCCTGGCCAACCAGAAGCGTGGTGTGCAGATGAACATGGCCTACAAAGGCCGCCAGGTGGTCTTGACCTACGAGATGCCGCTCGGTGAGATCGTGATGGACTTCTTTGACAAGCTCAAGAGTGTCTCGCGCGGTTACGCGTCGATGGACTATGAGTTCAAGGAGTACCGCACTGCCGACGTGGTCAAGGTCGACATCCTGCTCAACGGCGAGAAGGTCGATGCCTTGTCGATCATCGTGCACCGTTCACAGTCGGTCTACCGGGGCCGTGCGGTGGTGGGCAAGATGCGTGAGGTGATCTCGCGCCAGATGTACGACGTGGCGATCCAGGCCGCCATCGGGGCCAACGTGATAGCCCGTGAGACAATCAAAGCGCTGCGCAAGAACGTGATCGCCAAGTGTTATGGCGGTGACATTTCGCGCAAACGCAAGCTGCTTGAGAAACAAAAAGAAGGCAAAAAACGCATGAAGCAAATTGGCTCGGTCGAGGTGCCCCAAGAGGCATTCCTGGCCATTTTGAAGGTGGATGCGTGA
- a CDS encoding pyridoxine 5'-phosphate synthase — MKTTALSVNLNKVATVRNTRHLGIPSLTRAATLCLQAGAHGITVHPRPDERHIRGTDVTELGTLLQAWPDREYNIEGNPLHNLMDVVGNLVALKLPVHQVTFVPDGEGQFTSDHGWTFPQDAARLKPLIDQAHAWGVRVSLFMDAEPEAMAAAKAVGADRVELYTEPYAAAWGTAQQATQLARFARAAQAALDAGLGVNAGHDLSRDNLSAFVSQVPGISEVSIGHALIADALELGYEATIKDYLRCIAQAAPQYRAG; from the coding sequence ATGAAAACCACCGCACTGTCTGTCAACCTCAACAAAGTCGCCACCGTGCGCAACACCCGCCACCTGGGGATTCCCAGCCTGACCCGCGCTGCCACCCTGTGTTTACAAGCCGGTGCCCATGGCATCACCGTGCACCCGCGCCCAGATGAGCGCCACATCCGCGGCACCGACGTGACCGAGCTGGGTACCTTGTTGCAAGCCTGGCCCGATCGTGAATACAACATCGAAGGCAACCCTTTGCACAACCTGATGGACGTGGTGGGGAATCTGGTGGCGCTCAAACTGCCGGTGCACCAGGTGACCTTTGTGCCCGATGGCGAGGGCCAGTTCACCAGTGACCACGGCTGGACGTTTCCGCAAGATGCGGCGCGGCTCAAGCCGCTGATCGACCAGGCCCATGCCTGGGGTGTGCGCGTGAGCCTGTTCATGGATGCCGAGCCCGAGGCCATGGCGGCCGCCAAGGCGGTGGGGGCGGATCGGGTAGAGCTCTACACAGAGCCTTATGCCGCCGCCTGGGGCACAGCGCAGCAAGCCACACAGCTGGCGCGTTTTGCCCGCGCTGCCCAAGCCGCGCTGGACGCTGGCCTGGGTGTCAACGCCGGCCATGACCTCAGCCGCGACAACCTCAGCGCCTTTGTGAGCCAGGTGCCTGGCATCAGCGAGGTGTCGATCGGCCACGCGCTGATTGCCGACGCGCTGGAGCTCGGTTACGAGGCCACGATCAAGGACTACCTGCGCTGCATTGCCCAGGCGGCCCCGCAGTATCGCGCGGGCTGA
- a CDS encoding MucB/RseB C-terminal domain-containing protein, translating to MRPWREAVVGLLVALTQFGLAAQPATPAPPAEAPGANIERWLVRLHEAPRNRAYVGTFVVTAGSDMSSARIWHVGEGERQMERVESLTGTARTTFRRNDEVVTFLPASRTVVHETREALGLFPNLLKKADASVPRYYRLRSVGQGRVAGLEADIVQLLPVDVLRFGYQIWTEQKTGLMLKLQTLDPSGKVLEQAAFSELQLEAPVSMAKLKALMDNTQGYQVVSPHLFKTTAQEEGWELGSAVPGFAPMRCYRRGEGAAAPGRSALQCVYSDGLASVSLFVEPFEPNRHARMLSAHPLSLGATSLRVRQVGPWCMTAVGEVPSQTLDRLMQAFEKKR from the coding sequence TTGAGACCTTGGCGCGAGGCTGTTGTTGGCTTGCTGGTGGCGCTGACCCAGTTCGGGCTGGCGGCACAACCCGCAACGCCTGCACCACCGGCCGAGGCCCCTGGCGCGAACATCGAGCGCTGGCTGGTACGCCTGCATGAGGCGCCACGCAACCGTGCCTATGTCGGCACCTTTGTGGTCACCGCTGGCAGCGACATGTCAAGCGCACGCATCTGGCATGTGGGGGAGGGTGAACGCCAGATGGAGCGGGTCGAATCCCTGACCGGCACGGCACGCACCACTTTTCGACGCAACGATGAGGTCGTCACCTTTTTGCCCGCGAGCCGCACCGTGGTGCATGAAACGCGCGAGGCGTTGGGCCTGTTTCCCAACCTGCTGAAAAAAGCCGATGCCTCGGTGCCCCGCTATTACCGGCTGCGCAGCGTCGGCCAGGGCCGTGTGGCCGGGTTGGAGGCGGACATTGTGCAGCTGCTGCCGGTGGATGTGCTGCGTTTTGGTTACCAGATCTGGACCGAGCAAAAAACCGGTCTGATGCTCAAGTTACAAACCCTGGACCCCAGTGGCAAGGTGCTGGAACAGGCGGCTTTTTCAGAGCTGCAGCTCGAGGCGCCGGTGAGCATGGCCAAGCTCAAGGCCTTGATGGACAACACCCAGGGTTACCAGGTGGTCAGCCCGCATCTGTTCAAGACCACAGCGCAAGAGGAGGGCTGGGAGCTTGGCTCTGCCGTCCCCGGCTTTGCGCCGATGCGTTGTTACCGGCGTGGTGAGGGGGCTGCTGCGCCTGGGCGCAGTGCCTTGCAGTGTGTTTATTCCGACGGTCTGGCCTCGGTGTCCCTGTTTGTGGAGCCGTTTGAGCCCAACCGCCATGCGCGCATGTTGTCGGCCCATCCGCTGTCGCTGGGGGCCACCAGCCTGCGCGTACGCCAGGTCGGGCCGTGGTGTATGACGGCGGTGGGTGAGGTGCCGTCGCAGACCTTGGACCGCTTGATGCAAGCCTTTGAAAAAAAACGCTGA
- a CDS encoding DegQ family serine endoprotease: MMHLNWKRLYACVFSGALMATALTTLVPTTSAWAQAASLPDFADLVERTSPSVVNIRTLEKVSAATDQAPQMDEDMLEFFRRFGIPIPNMPRQAPRNQPQQPRDEEQPRGVGSGFILTADGMIMTNAHVVEGADEVVVTLTDKREFKAKIIGSDKRSDVAVVKIEAAGLPAVKVGDVGRLRVGEWVVAIGSPFGLENTVTAGIVSAKQRDTGDYLPFIQTDVAINPGNSGGPLINMRGEVVGINSQIYSRSGGSMGISFSIPIDEAVRVSEQLRATGKVTRGRIGVQIDQVSKEVAESIGLGKPQGAFVRAVEAGAPADKAGIEAGDIIIKFDGKAVEKSSDLPRMVGNTKPGTKSTLTVFRRGATKEIAVTIAEIEPDKPAVKANSKSAKPPKTSAAQSLGLVVSDLNEAARKELGGKGGVRVESATDAAARAGLREGDIIVALANVTVSNMQEFDSVLAKLDKNKPLSVLFRRGEWSQYTVIRPLK; encoded by the coding sequence ATGATGCACTTGAATTGGAAACGCTTGTATGCCTGTGTCTTCAGCGGCGCGTTGATGGCCACGGCCCTCACCACCCTGGTGCCCACCACGTCAGCCTGGGCGCAGGCTGCCAGCTTGCCGGATTTTGCCGATCTGGTGGAGCGCACCAGTCCCTCGGTGGTGAACATCCGCACGCTGGAGAAAGTCAGCGCGGCCACGGATCAGGCGCCGCAAATGGACGAAGACATGCTGGAGTTTTTCCGTCGTTTTGGCATCCCCATCCCTAACATGCCACGCCAGGCGCCGCGCAACCAGCCACAGCAACCGCGTGATGAAGAGCAGCCGCGTGGTGTGGGTTCGGGCTTCATCCTGACGGCCGACGGCATGATCATGACCAATGCCCATGTGGTTGAAGGTGCTGACGAGGTGGTGGTGACCCTGACCGACAAGCGCGAGTTCAAGGCCAAGATCATTGGTTCCGACAAACGCAGCGATGTGGCGGTGGTCAAGATCGAGGCCGCCGGCCTGCCGGCCGTCAAGGTCGGTGACGTGGGGCGCTTGCGCGTGGGGGAATGGGTGGTGGCGATTGGCTCCCCCTTTGGCCTGGAAAACACCGTGACCGCAGGCATTGTGAGCGCCAAACAGCGTGACACCGGTGACTACCTGCCCTTCATCCAGACCGATGTGGCCATCAACCCGGGCAACTCGGGCGGGCCGTTGATCAACATGCGTGGTGAGGTGGTGGGCATCAACAGCCAGATTTATTCGCGTTCGGGCGGCTCCATGGGCATCTCTTTCTCGATCCCGATCGACGAGGCGGTGCGTGTCAGTGAGCAGTTGCGTGCCACCGGCAAGGTGACACGGGGCCGTATCGGGGTGCAGATTGACCAGGTGTCCAAAGAGGTGGCCGAGTCGATTGGCCTGGGCAAACCGCAAGGCGCTTTTGTTCGAGCGGTGGAAGCTGGTGCACCTGCCGACAAGGCCGGTATTGAGGCGGGTGACATCATCATCAAATTTGATGGCAAGGCGGTGGAGAAGTCTTCGGACTTGCCGCGCATGGTGGGTAACACCAAACCCGGCACCAAGAGCACCCTCACGGTGTTTCGTCGTGGTGCCACCAAGGAGATTGCGGTGACGATTGCCGAGATCGAGCCGGACAAACCCGCTGTTAAGGCCAATTCCAAATCGGCCAAGCCGCCCAAAACCTCTGCGGCGCAAAGCTTGGGGCTGGTGGTGTCTGATCTGAACGAGGCAGCCCGCAAGGAGCTGGGTGGCAAAGGAGGGGTGCGTGTTGAGAGTGCCACCGATGCTGCGGCCCGTGCCGGTTTGCGTGAGGGCGACATCATTGTGGCGCTGGCCAATGTGACGGTGAGCAATATGCAGGAGTTTGACTCGGTGTTGGCCAAGCTCGACAAAAACAAGCCGCTCAGTGTGTTGTTCCGCCGTGGTGAATGGTCGCAGTACACCGTGATCCGGCCTCTGAAATGA
- the lepB gene encoding signal peptidase I: MQALTSLVLATFVAYIGAWYVGLVEGNFALLLFLATLVTGIYWLAERFYFLPQRQHAAAELEVQTLKRNEELSKLGISQVDGNVTEAKAKLLAQPWWLDWTAGLFPVIIAVFVLRSFLFEPFKIPSGSMIPTLLVGDLILVNKFEYGLRLPVLNTKITEGTAPKRGDVMVFRYPPKPSLDYIKRVVGVPGDEVAYLNKRLTINGKVLETNAVPEFFDEDSMRYFKQFEENLGSVKHRVLNDDSRPAFVPGADEFQFKQNCQYSVEGVVCKVPEGHYFMMGDNRDNSLDSRYWGFVPDKNIVGKAFFVWMNFGNLKRIGSFN, from the coding sequence ATGCAAGCTCTGACTTCCCTGGTTCTGGCTACTTTTGTCGCCTACATCGGCGCCTGGTATGTGGGTTTGGTCGAAGGCAACTTTGCCCTGCTGCTGTTTTTGGCCACGCTGGTCACCGGCATCTACTGGCTGGCCGAGCGTTTTTACTTTCTGCCACAGCGCCAACACGCCGCTGCTGAGTTGGAGGTACAAACCCTCAAGCGCAACGAAGAGCTGAGCAAACTGGGCATCAGCCAGGTCGATGGCAATGTGACCGAAGCCAAGGCCAAGTTGTTGGCCCAGCCCTGGTGGCTGGATTGGACCGCGGGCCTGTTCCCGGTGATCATTGCGGTGTTTGTGCTGCGCTCGTTCCTGTTTGAGCCGTTCAAGATCCCCTCGGGTTCAATGATCCCAACCCTCCTGGTGGGCGACCTGATCCTGGTCAACAAGTTTGAATACGGCCTGCGCCTGCCGGTGCTCAACACCAAGATCACCGAAGGCACTGCCCCCAAACGCGGTGATGTGATGGTGTTCCGTTACCCGCCCAAACCGAGCCTGGACTACATCAAGCGTGTGGTGGGTGTGCCGGGTGATGAAGTGGCTTACCTGAACAAACGCCTCACCATCAATGGCAAAGTTCTTGAGACCAACGCGGTGCCCGAGTTTTTTGACGAAGACAGCATGCGTTACTTCAAGCAGTTTGAGGAAAACCTGGGCAGCGTCAAACACCGTGTGCTCAACGACGACAGTCGCCCGGCCTTTGTGCCCGGCGCCGATGAGTTCCAGTTCAAGCAGAACTGCCAGTACAGCGTCGAAGGTGTGGTGTGCAAGGTGCCTGAGGGCCACTACTTCATGATGGGTGACAACCGCGACAACTCGCTGGATTCGCGTTACTGGGGGTTCGTTCCTGACAAGAACATCGTTGGCAAGGCATTTTTTGTCTGGATGAACTTTGGTAACCTCAAACGTATTGGTTCCTTCAATTGA